The window caggattgactattctgatgggcagcagcagcaatccacggtgtcaagcaggagtcttttctagctctacccggagatgccagggttgaACATAGgcccttctgaatggaaagcaaatgctctgccactgaactacagccccattcaCAAGATCATTTATTCACaggtgagctggtcttgaggtagcaagcatgacttgtccccttagctaagcagggtccaccctggttgcatatgaatgggagactagatgtgtgagcgctggaagatattcccctcaagggatggagacactctgggaagagcagaaggttccaaattccctccctggcttctccaagatagggctgagagagattcctgcctgcagccttggagaagcctctgccagtctgtgaagacaatactgagctagatagactaatggtctgactcagtatatggcagcttcctatgttccactcccTATGCACATTTGTTGTACACATGAAAGATGTGTGAAATGGGCTCAGACTTCAGTAGCAATATTAAACATTACTTTTATATTTTTCATGATTCGGTTCTGAATCATAGGGATTCAATGTGAATATTATTACAATAGACCGTGTTTCTGCTCTCCATGAAGCATGTCTCGGTGGCCATGTCGCTTGTGCAAAAGTCTTACTGGAAAATGGTGCTCGGGTGAGTATTAGAATATGAATTACCTCTGTATGAGAGATGCTGCCTCTCCCTTTTACAAAGGAACTATGCACATTTGACACATCTGATAGGACCTAATAAATGACTACCAGTGCTGAATAGTTAATGTGAACAAAAAAATTCCTTACAttccatatacactgatgggatctgaacttaCTCTTACTAATAAGAAAAAAGAGATTGGCATTGTGATGGATGGCTCAATGAAAATGTCAGCCGTGTGCAGTGGCAATGACAAAagggctgaaaataaaattgccagcaTCACAGGACCTTTCTATGCATCAATGGTGCAGCCTCATTTGGAAAACATTGTGTGGTTCTTGCCAACCCCCCATCTGAAGAAGATATTGGGAGCTGGAGGTGCAGAAAATGATAACCAAAATGATAAAGGGATtgaagcaccttccctatgagaaAGGTCTAAAGCATTTAGGCCTTTGTAGTTTAGAAATAAAGACGTCTAGAGGATGTAGCAAGATAAATATGTATGAAACTATAAAAgttgtgaagaaagtggataaagaaCATTTTTCTCACTCATTAATATTGGAATCATTAAACTGTTTGGCAGTCAGTTTGGGACAGGCAAAAGAAAGTACGTTATGATATAATTAATACATAAAGTTTGCTATCCCCCCCGGTggtttagatggttttaaaaagtgtgtttaaAAAAGAGAATAGTTCTATCAAGAGCTCTCAGCCATTATAGCTAaaaggaacctccatgttcagagccaGAATATCTCTGAATGCCAGATGCGAGGTCGGGGAAGGCTGTCGCCTTCGTTctgtgcttgtgggcttcctggaaagATCTGGATGTCCCCCTccataggaaacaggatgctgaactgggcGCTTCTTCTGTAGAGATCTGCTCTTGCTCCAGAATGAACATGCAACTCTTCTGTGAGAGCTAGAAAATTGTATATGGACCACCAGGAGTCTTCAAACTATTATAAGGACCAAAAACCTCAACACTGCTGTCCAAATGACACCATGAAATAAATGTTTGCCTAGAATCACACCCTGCAGTCAATCACACCCTGCAGTCAATGCATTTATGTTCTAATATTTTCTGGTTGCCACTAACTATGCATTATTCTATGAATaagttctttctctctcactaaGAATTAGCTACATTTTCATTTTGTCTGATGAACATGTCAGTGTAACTTGAAAGCAGGGCTGGTGTCAGGGGAGAGCACCATTGGGCACATACAGGTGCAGCTTTACAGCAGCCGTCACTACTGGCAATGAAAATTGGTCCCACAACAAGTATGTGCCCCTTGGGTGGGAAGGTCTCTTTCCTCCGTGCTGCAGTGCTCTGCTGCCCAGAGGGAGAGGGcagatgagtgagtgagtgggggtGATGGCTGTTCCTTGCCCATGCCACTTGCCCACTCATTTGGGCAGGCTTGGGGGAGGTAGTAAGAGGTATCAGGAGGATGAGGGCCCACTAAGGTCATGTTGTTTGTAAATATTCACACCAATACCTGTTGTCTCCATAAGACATACTGAGACCCATGCCTTCAGTATAACAAAACAGACTGATCAAGTCTAGTACTGGCAATCCTGACTGACATGGAATCTCAAATACTTCTTGTCAGAATCTCAGGCAGAAATATATAACAGCCCTGCCATATGATATCTTATATCTGGTGATACCAGTGAGTGAACTCATGAACAGTATGTCCTTGACCACCGAGCAGTATCTTTCCCTATATTCCCTGGGCCAAGATGACAAAAGCTAGTCAAAACACATTTCTCCAGTCATTAACCATATATATAGGTTAGTGTTAATGAGGTAATGATCTACCTGTCAAACGTAAAGTGTGTAATAGTGAATATGGGTTTGAagatctcattcatttcaatgcagAGATTTTTGACAAGAAGAGCCTGAAAGCCCCAAGGACATCCGTCTTTTCCCCAATCTTGTCTTTGTTCTATATTGCAGGTCAATGCAGTCACTGTAGATGGGATCACACCTCTCTTCAATGCTTGCTGTAGTGGCAGTGCAGCGTGTGTCAACATGCTCCTTGAATATGGTGCCAGGCCAGAACTGGAGAATCACTTTGCTTCACCAATTCATGAAGCTGTAAAGAGAGGTAATGTTAGGGATTTGGCCCATTCTGTAAGCAAGTCACTTGAATTCTCTACAGAGCTTGTCAATGCAAGGTATGACTAGAGTTGCCAACTCATGTTGTCATGCCTGCTTGAATCTGCTCGAATTATATATCTATAAGTGACATATAATTCTGTTTACCCTAAACATGCACAACTAGTTTGTGTGCCCTGGGGTTGCTCTCTGCCTACATCGCATCTGGCATttgtgatgcatttatgattATGAGGTTATCTCATCCCTGTGTTTTTATAGGCCACAGAGAGTGTATGGAAATTCTCTTAGCCAATAATGTGGATGTGGACCAAGAAGACCCACAACTTGGAACACCACTTTATGTTGCCTGCATGAATCAGAGAAGAGACTGTGTCAAGAAGCTTTTAGAACTAGGTACTCTTATACAGTATTATATGTGTGTTGAAGACTGGCATGCACATGGATTTCACTTGGTGGGTTGGATTGGCTGCTTCAGGCAGGGTGTTTCAGACCAAGTCGCTCTTCCAAACAGCCTCACTCTTCCAAACAGCCAAATTCAGCAAGAACAGAATAATCATCTGTACATACCCTAGCCATCTTGGCATATGTATATGTCACCACCTAATTACTGAAATATTAATGGATGACTTGTATGTGTAAATAAAGCCATCAAGAAATCAAATGCCATAGACAGACTTCATATTGCCTCAAATGCAATACTTTTCAATGCAGCCTGCTGTAAGCTATCTGCTGTTGGGGTATCATGATGTACAATATGTGTTTGCAAACAGATACATCGATCTGCCTTGAATTTTCCCAGGCAGTGGGCCTTACCACagattttctgtgaggcttttactgtgagttcaaagttgccccaaaaaaccgatgcaaaaagtggattcccACACCCTCCCACCAGATATtcatcgggctacactctaacacgtgattaaaaacccaaattgtgtgtgaagtgctccctgatagcttgcagggaccttggggtaaatttggccaatatgtgaatgcacacctccattctggaggagatgcgaactaaaatctgggtgtgaaaaacttccttctCATTTTCAACATAGGCTGTTGTGAGGGGAAAGGGTCTGTCTTTTCTAGGAGTACATTTGCACCCTAATATTTATGCTATAGTGTCAGACTCAACATCATGGCAAATGGCTATGTAAGCATGATTTCTGGAAACTGTCATAAAAATTCTTATTATTGACATGGTGCTTGTATTTATTCAGAATGTTTCACATACATTTTCGTAAGTatttctttaagaccttcaaatttattgacacacagtctaccagatgttattgactagatttggtactttaattatcagtccctttccaagggtctaggataactaaagaaaaattatagatagcattgtagtatttgcgttgtcccgagtagtgtggccttctgtacctgatgtgttgtaatttcatcgatgcccaaggtgtcaagatagtgttcaagttcttttgataCTGCACCAagagcaccaacaactattggcactacTACtcctttctttttccagagccctCAGTTTCAATCTGCAGGtgcttgtatttagttattttctccagttgtttttcactgTCTTGTCTATCCTTGTGGATTGCAATGTCAatgatcagaacccgattcttctcgatgactgttagatctgttgttgttgttgttgttaatggctGAGCTCTCTCCCAGACTGTGTTGGATTGGCTAGGACACTATTTATAATATTTCCTGTTTCCCCCAAATGGGAAATAGCTCAGTTTATTTCCAATTCAAGTTCAACAAccccctctctctgcctttcctttACTTAAAGCACACTTACCTGGTTGGGCTGGCAGCAGACTCTGGTTGCAAAGAAAGGAAATGAAGGCCGTCTCCCTTCATACGTACAGTTATTCTCATTGTCAACAGTACTCTTCcttgtctgtaccctgcatttgtggGAGCCTGTTCacgtttaaaatgaatgcacacacatacagtcattcacacaaaaacatatacatctattacagacacctgaatgcacacACAACATAATGCATATAGCTATTGTTTCAAGTCAATTTACATCATACTTCCCCACCTTATTTATTCATGCTGACCGAAGATACTTTTGGGAATCTTTATGGCTTTTCTTGCCACTGAATTGCTGTGAAGAAGCAGCTCTGTATCTTAAACGTCTTGCAGTCAGTCAGTTATTAAAGGAATAGGAGCCCTCTACAGGCTAAAGGTGGTATTTTGGTTTTACTAAATGTTTAAAGTATGCTTCCTTTAATTTAATCTTCCAGTTATTCCTGATGCATTTGAAATGACATTTGTGCGGTTTGGACAATTGTCCAGCACTGATTCTCTTCTTCCTACCCatattcttatttattcattatatatGTAAATcttttgctgtttttttaaaaatcatttttaaagagaaaatcCAATTTCAGTATTTGTCTTGTTTTATTAATtatcatttttaataataataataataataataataataataataataataataataataaatagaaatcaccatcacagaaatcacagaaatcatcacagaaatcacagaaatcaccatcacagaaatcaccatcaccatcacagaaatcaccatcatcagccaattacaaaaagcagctttacttggaacagcctatattttgcgacgatatctataataaccaacagtattgatgataaaattcagccatcccaggtccttgggaaggactcgatgtctggattggcAAACCAGTCactagcacctgtctgactgtgtaaacaagaaataataatatttatatcccactcttcctccaaggagtccaaagTGACAAAATGATAACTCTTCAGTTTGCTCCATAATAGCCATACCTTTCTTGCCTGTAATGTTTAATCTTCATGCATTCTCTTCAAGGAGCTAGTGTTGATCTGGGTAAACGACTGGACACCCCACTCCATGCAGCTGCTAGAAAATCCAGTGCAGAAATTGTCAACTTGTTAACAGACTATGGAGCTAGCCTGCAGTGTAGAAATTCTGAATTCAAATGTGCTCTTGACCTTGCTGTACCAAATAGCTCTGTTGAACGGGCATTGTTACTTCGGGAAGGTAATGGTTCAGTTTAATTTTTGCTCATATTATTAATTAGGGTGGGTGGGGCATTGCTATTCCATCTCCATCCTCAAATCTTTATCTATCTGTATTTATGTATCTATAGAtacattaattatttatttatatgttctGCAAATACATTTGgatccacccttcctccaaggagctcagggtggcatgtGTGGGGTTTATTCCATTTGGGGTTATCCCAGAGTTGCAACAACTCTGTTAGTGTCAGGACCCTCCTGAACCCCAGCCTGGAGGAGGAGTACTTCCCAGCCAAGACCTCTGACCCTGATGAAAGCTTCGTAGATCTGACAGACCCTGAGTAGCCAGAGCTCATCACCTCTCCCGCAGTTATCCTTTTGGAGGAGCCCTGAGGTGCTCTCCAGCAAGCTTCATGTCCTGTCCTCAGAACCACCCTGTCATTCCCAGGAGCAGAGGCCATGCCATTCCAGTGCCAAGCTCCCAACACCAGAGGCAAGGTAATCACGTGTCTGCTTGGGGCATCCGTCCCGAGGGGCCTCCTCAGAATAAGGGGGAAGCCAGCTCAGACATGGTTTTGGATCAGGTCCAGCTGAGCTCCAGGAAGGGTTGGTGCTCCTCACTCCTACAAACCCCTCTTTGCAGTTAATCTTTCCTGATTCAATAGTACCTTCTTCAAGCTCTGCTTCCTGCTGCTTGTTAGACCTAGGTATGAGCAGTGAAATAGGTTACGCTAagagacagaagccctattcacacattatattttacaaactagccctattcagacattatctaAAAGAtgctgagccgggtctcatgatgtgtgagacctggtttcttcaggtgagcggggagggagccctgggcggccggataggccacccacatgataggctctgagacggagccggcgggggctggggagctcgggggctgcgctgcccccggaagccccagtatgccctgtgcgagcgcgcagggcatactggggagacccccagagtcgggaggcagcttttagcctcccctccaggggtctacttgtgagtaggcacagcgcaaagctactcacgattctaaaaaccaggtttgcggagcactcactccgcaaacctggtttggggcaggacttcttgagtgggttacccgctccagaaccaccaggctcgcagccgagcccggtggttctgacgacctgcaaaaattgggctaggctctcctagcccgatttttgcagatcctTAGACTAGCCCCGCTATGTACAGTATCTAAACTGGGGCTAGAAGGCAGACCCCAGTTCCTCATCACCTCCTCCGCACCGCTCATGGATATGCCGGTGTTTGGCTGAAAAGGTGAATGCTGTATCCATGATGGCAGGTGTTTCCGCGATTGGGAGGCTGGGGCACCACAGCCTTTAAAATGAATTCAAGTATGGTCATTCACCCTAAATCATGTATGAGTGTACCGATATCTGAACACAGGAACAAATAATGGTTTTTCACATAACCATTTGGGGGTGTTTTGGAGGAGGAAAGAACTCCCACCCTGATTCCCAAAgatgatcagaacctctgtttggttCTGGTCACTCACCACCCAAACAATTGCAGCAAGTTATTTGTCCATGAGGAGAAAAAGGGAACTAGGCCCTCCAAGtatcccatgatgcactgtgttCTCATTAGCAAGGCAATCCTCAGTTCAGCAGCAACTCTCCTCAACTGGCCCCTCTAGCCACTGATCTCTATAATAAACATGGCCATCAGCAGCCGGGAACAGTTTTAAACCGCAAATTCAACACACAATCAAGCCCGGAAGTAAGGCAGCTGCTGTTTTTGTCGTACCTCAGGTAAAATCAAtgttaaaaagtcaggctacccacatttgagttGGCAAATGTTAAGTTGCTAAGTTGGAGGGCTTCCTGTGAGTTCTCATGAGCAACAAAACCTGGGTTTGCTGCCTTCTACCTTTAAGTTGCTGGTTGAAAGAATGAGctcaatgtctgaacagggctagagtCATTGGCGCAGTGAGCTTTGTGgacaagcagggatttgaactcaaggcTCCCTAGTTCAATGCTGTCACTCTATCCTCTAtagtagggattctcaacgttgggtccccagatgttactggacttcagctcccataatccccagccccagtggcctttggttggggattatgggagttgaagttcagtaacatctggggacccaacgttgagaatccctgctctatagcaTATTGGTACTCAAATGTACCCAGCATATCATGTCCAACTCAGGCAAAACACATTGAGTTGCTTAAAAGCAGAAGTGTGTCTTGTTATGCAAAAGCAGTCAGGCAGGTGGCAATCCTGATTGGGACcatgagcagggggagattaactctTTCCCTTGTGCATTAGCTCCCTCTGTTCATGACTATATTGCACCAAACTACATTTTTTTCCAATGGTATAAGCTTAAATCTGTTTAAGTGATGTTCTTGTACTCTCACAagcttttctttgctcttttcttCCAGGCCCTCCAAGTCTTGCCCAGCTTTGTCGACTGTGTATTCGAAAGTGCTTGGGTCGATCATGTCTTTTTGTGGTCCACAAACTATACCTTCCTGAACAACTAGAAAATTTCCTGTTGTTCCGATAGTTTTATGCTTGTGTGTGTATTctgattttaaaattcaaaaagatCGTTTACTCTTAAAATATTAAGCAAGATTGGGGGGGGGTGACCCAAAGGCATGAACTACGCTGTGATATAGGTTCAAAATATTTCCAACTAAATGCTACAAAGCTGAAGAATGCAGTTACAGTCAGTGCTAATACTGGTGGTCCGCCATCTTGCCTTAACAAAGTCCAGTAgcattcaacattttaaaaaaggcattttGTTCAAGAAACAAATAATGTTCTAGTGTATTAGTTCCACACATAGTTCTAGTCTAGTACCACACATAATTACTGGgcatatattttaatttaattgtgtaGAGCTGCCTTTTTCATCCTTGAACTAGAAGAGAAAACAATATCTACTATGGAACACGTTTGTTGTATGCCAAGATGAAGGACCATCATCAGGTTTTTTGGGGTGATGGTGCAGTACACCGCCATCTTATACTGCAACTCCACCCCACTATTGTTGTGTTGCTTCATTCATTTTTTCTCTTCAATGAGGAGAACCACAAACTGCTACTCACCAGAGAAGAAGCTACTACTGACCAAACAAAAACAGCTTCATAGATTGTCTCTTTAAAATATCAATATGTTCATTTGTTATCATATGAAATGTTTGTATCACTCAATCTATATCCAAGTTGGCTaacctgaggccctccagctgttgctgggctacaacttccatatTCCACATTGGCtgctgttgtagtccaacaacagcaacagagcttcttcttcttcttattattattattacatttatatcccgctcttccttcaaggagcccagagtggtgtactacatacttgagtttctctttcacaacaaccctgtgaagtaggttaggctgagagagaagtgactggcccagagtcacccggctagtttcatggctgaatggggatttgaactcgggtctccccggtcctagtccagcactctaaccactacaccatgctggctctcaagtTGGCTTCAAGTTGGCCATCTGTTCTATAATCTGGGAGTCTTGTTCATGTTACCAGTGCACAGTAGATATACAGGTGGCTACTATTTGTACTTTCAGAAGTCATTGACTTCCATGTACTGGTAAATTCAGCTACAATATTTTGTTGAGAATTACCTCTCCAAACCTCTGAGAATAATCCTACAATATATGTATCACATCTACACAAGGAGCACTACAGTCCCCAACACTTCAGACTCATTATTTCAATTGTAACTGATATAGATGTCCAGTAAATCCAATATATATAATTTgttaattattaaattattgtttgttttaaaaaagtgatgagaaggtgagtactatcccacttttgtaattttcttggaggacagagcttaaaagtTTTAATTAGCTGACATCTGCAGCTAAGACagcttccaagtaaacaagctctatctatacatttatttctcttaggcgtacccgtcgctaatcgcatgtgtggcagctctcgtgagaagcTGCCGGACTAGCGATGGGACACGGAGAAAATGGCtgctgggatgaggaggtggtggtggcaggcccagcccggccagcagggtgaggaggcggtggtgggcccgacCACCAGAGAggaagaggcggtggcgggcccggccgccagggtgaggaagaggaggagaacacTGTTTGTGACCCCTGTGGAGACCACACGAtgctttgcctgcctggtgcaaaggttacaGACGTCACACAGCATCCAGACAGCTGTTAAGCAATGCTGGAGAGGAGTCAGttgttgtggtgcacatcggcaccaacgatgatgggaaatgcagtcaggaggtcttggtagccaaatt of the Hemicordylus capensis ecotype Gifberg chromosome 3, rHemCap1.1.pri, whole genome shotgun sequence genome contains:
- the ASB11 gene encoding ankyrin repeat and SOCS box protein 11 isoform X3 codes for the protein MEGSTIVYAFNNIYFAIFALFFFKLLIKISLALLTHFYIVKGNRKEAARIAEEIYGIAPGSWADRSPLHEAAFQGRLLSLKTLIAQGFNVNIITIDRVSALHEACLGGHVACAKVLLENGARVNAVTVDGITPLFNACCSGSAACVNMLLEYGARPELENHFASPIHEAVKRGHRECMEILLANNVDVDQEDPQLGTPLYVACMNQRRDCVKKLLELGASVDLGKRLDTPLHAAARKSSAEIVNLLTDYGASLQCRNSEFKCALDLAVPNSSVERALLLREGPPSLAQLCRLCIRKCLGRSCLFVVHKLYLPEQLENFLLFR
- the ASB11 gene encoding ankyrin repeat and SOCS box protein 11 isoform X1, yielding MPSVSGELRDAPYGNYICHTIQGGSWADRSPLHEAAFQGRLLSLKTLIAQGFNVNIITIDRVSALHEACLGGHVACAKVLLENGARVNAVTVDGITPLFNACCSGSAACVNMLLEYGARPELENHFASPIHEAVKRGHRECMEILLANNVDVDQEDPQLGTPLYVACMNQRRDCVKKLLELGASVDLGKRLDTPLHAAARKSSAEIVNLLTDYGASLQCRNSEFKCALDLAVPNSSVERALLLREGPPSLAQLCRLCIRKCLGRSCLFVVHKLYLPEQLENFLLFR
- the ASB11 gene encoding ankyrin repeat and SOCS box protein 11 isoform X2 produces the protein MPSVSGELRDAPYGNYICHTIQGGSWADRSPLHEAAFQGRLLSLKTLIAQVNAVTVDGITPLFNACCSGSAACVNMLLEYGARPELENHFASPIHEAVKRGHRECMEILLANNVDVDQEDPQLGTPLYVACMNQRRDCVKKLLELGASVDLGKRLDTPLHAAARKSSAEIVNLLTDYGASLQCRNSEFKCALDLAVPNSSVERALLLREGPPSLAQLCRLCIRKCLGRSCLFVVHKLYLPEQLENFLLFR